In Nocardioides nitrophenolicus, the genomic window CAGGTCACAGCACGAGGTCGAGGAGCAGCGATGGCCAGCATCACCTTCGAGGGCGCGCAGCGGTGGTACGCCGGCGCGGACGCCCCCGCCGTACCCGGCATCGACCTGGTGGTCGAGGACGGCGAGTTCCTCGTCCTCGTGGGTCCCTCCGGCTGCGGCAAGACCACCACCCTGCGGATGCTCGCCGGTCTCGAGGAGGTCGACGCGGGCCGGATCCTGATCGGTGAGCGCGATGTCACCCGCCTGGCCCCCAAGGACCGCGACATCGCGATGGTCTTCCAGAGCTATGCGCTCTACCCCCACAAGACGGTGCGCGAGAATCTCGGCTTCGCGCTCAAGATCGCGAAGGTCGAGCCCGCGGAGCGGGAGCGCCGGGTCGCCGACGCGGCGGCCCTGCTCGGCCTGACCGAGCTGCTCGAGCGCAAGCCCAGGCAGCTCTCCGGCGGCCAGCGGCAGCGGGTGGCGATGGGCCGCGCGATCGTCCGCTCCCCCCAGGTGTTCTGCATGGACGAGCCGCTGTCCAACCTGGACGCCAAGATGCGGGTGCAGACCCGCAGCGACATCGCCCGGCTGCAGCGCGAGCTCGGCGTCACCACCGTCTACGTCACCCACGACCAGGTCGAGGCGATGACCATGGGCGACCGGGTCGCGGTGATGAACCAGGGCGAGATCCAGCAGGTCGACGCTCCCCTGGCGCTCTACGACCGCCCGGCCAACCTATTCGTCGCCGGCTTCATCGGCTCCCCCCAGATGAACCTGATGGCCGCGAAGGTGGGCGGCGACGGCGGCCTCCTGCTCGGCGGGTACGCCGTCCCGCTCGATCCGGGCACCCGCGCCGCGCTCACTCCCGAGGTGACCGTCGGCGTCCGCCCGGAGGCGTGGCGGCTGGTCGAGCCGGGCGCGGGCATACCGGTCCGGGTCACCCTGGTCGAGGAGCTCGGCTCCGACGGATTCGCCCACGGCACCGCCGATCTCGGCGACGCCACCGCCACGGTCGCCGTCCGGCTCCCCTCGCGCGGGCATGTCGCACCCGACGACGTGCTCCACGTGGCGCTCCCGGAGGGCGCGGCGCACGTCTTCGACACGGTGAGCGGCCGGCGGCTCTGAGAGATCCCGCAGGTCGCCGGAGCGCGCTCAATCCCCGATTCCGTCGGACCCATGTCCTAGCGTGGAGGAGTGAGCAGCGCAGCGCACCAACGCTCCCCCACCCTGTGGGAGGAGGGCCGCCGCCCGGGCCGCGAGGTGGTCTCCCTGGCCCTCGCCCTGCTGCTCACCGCCACCGTGCTCGACCTGGCGTTCTCCGAGGGCCTGGGGCTGTTCTTCGACCTGGCGTTCGTGACGCTCTGCGTCGGGGCCGCGCTGGCCGTGCGGCCCCGTGACTTCTTCCTGGTCGGCGTGCTCCCGCCGCTGGCGATGGCGTTCGTCGTGCTGCTGCTCGCCGTGAGCGACCGGGCCGCCATCGCCCGTGCCGACGACGGCGTGGTCCAGGCCGTGCTGGCCGGCCTCTCGCGCCACGGCATCGCCCTGGCGCTCGGCTACGCCGCGTGCCTGGGCCTGCTCGCGCTGCGCCGCTCGTTCGTCGAGAGGCACCCGCGCTAACGGCCCTCACCGAGGGCCCCACTCGCGGCTCAGAAGCGGTCGGGATCGCCCGCGCCGCGCCGGATCACCTCGGGCTGGCCCTCGGACCAGTCCACGACCGTGGTCGGCTCCGGCGTGACCTCGCCGGCCTCGACCACGATGTCGACCTCGTGGTCGAGGTCCTCCTTGATCTCCCAGCCCATGGTCCGCGGCTCGGTCTCGCCCGGCAGGATCAGGGTGGAGCTGAGCAGCGGCTCGCCGAGCTCCTCGAGCAGCGCCTGCACGAAGGTGCTGTCGGGGATCCGGACACCGACGGTGCGCTTCTTCGGGTGCAGCAGCCGCTTCGGCACCTCGGGCATCGCGGTCAGGATGAAGGTGTACGGTCCCGGCGTCGCCGAGCGGATCGCGCGGAACGCCGAGTTGTCGACGTGGACCAGCTGGCCGAGCTGGGAGAAGTCGCGACACATCAAGGTGAAGTGGTGCTTCTCGTCGAGGCCGCGGATCTTGAGGATCCGGTCGCGGCCCTCGCGGTTGCCGATCCGGCAGCCGAGCGCATAGCCCGAGTCGGTCGGGTAGGCGATCAGCGCGTCGTCCTGCAGCGCCGCGACGATCTGCTGCAGCGTGCGCGGCTGCGGGTTGTCGGGGTGGACGTCGAGATAGCGGGCCATGCTCAGAGCCGGACTGCCGTCTTGGTGCTGCGCCCGGCAGCCTTGAGGTCGCGGTGCAGCTCCTTGGGCAGCGAGAACGCGAGGGTCTCCTCGGCCGTCTGCACGGCTCGGGCGTCGGGGTAGCCGCGCTCGGCGAGATAGGCCAGCACCTCGGTGACCAGGTGGTCGGGAACCGAGGCTCCCGAGGTGACGCTGACCGTCGCGGCGCCGTCGAGCCAGGACTCGTCGAGCTCGGAGACGTCGTCGATCCGGTACGACGCCTTGGCCCCCGCCTCCAGCGCGACCTCGACCAGGCGCACCGAGTTGGAGGAGTTGGCCGAGCCGACCACGATCACCAGGTCGGCGGACGCACCGATCTCCTTGACCGCGACCTGGCGGTTCTGGGTGGCGTAGCAGATGTCGTCGCTCGGCGGGTCCTCGAGCTGCGGGAACTTGGCCCGGAGCCGGCGTACGGTCTCCATGGTCTCGTCGACGCTCAGCGTGGTCTGCGAGAGCCACGCCAGCTTGGCGTCGGGCGGGAACTCCAGCCGCGCGACGTCGTCGGGGTGCTCGACCAGGACGGTCTGCTCCGGCGCCTCGCCCGCGGTGCCCTCGACCTCCTCGTGGCCGGCGTGCCCGATGAGCAGGATCGTGTAGCCGTCGGCGGCGAAGCGGACCGCCTCGCGGTGCACCTTGGTCACCAGCGGGCAGGTGGCGTCGATGGTCTTCAGCTGCCGCTCGGCGGCCTCGTCGACGACGGCCGGCGAGACGCCGTGGGCCGAGAACACCACCCGCGCACCGGCCGGCACCTCCTCGAGCTCCTCGACGAAGATCGCGCCCCGCTCCTCGAGATTGGCGACGACGTGCTTGTTGTGGACGATCTGCTTGCGGACGTAGACCGGCGAACCGTAGAGGTCCAGCGCCTGCTCGACCGTCACGACCGCGCGGTCGACCCCGGCGCAGTAGCCGCGGGGGGCCGCGAGCAGCACCTCACGCTCGCTGTCCTCGAGCAGACGCGGCGTTCCCAGGTCGATCATCATGGCTCCAGTCTACGGACCGGCGCGCCGACCACCGAGTCCTCGCCGGAGCGCAGGCGTTTACCCGACAGCCGACACCGGCAGGATCCGAGCATGGCCTTCGCCCCTCCTCCACCGCCGGCCCCGGTGCCGACCGCGGACCCGGTCACTCGGCCCGATGGGGTGCCGACCAGGGTCGGCCTGGCTCTGCTCGGGCTGCTGCTCGTCGGCGACCTGCTGCTCTTCGTGCTGCCAGGCTGGATGCTCGTCCGGCGGGGAACCCCGCCGCCCGCCGCCGTCACGGTCGGCGCCGGCATGGTGCTGATCCTCCTGTACGCCGCCCTGGTCGCCCTGGTCGGCCGGACACCCGTCCGGCGCCTGGTCGCGACCCTGGTCGTGGCGTCGACCGTCCCGGTCCAGCTGGCGCTGCACTTCGTGATGTCCCGCGCGTCCTTCGACGAGGTCCGCGACGTGGAGGTCCTCACCACGACGGTCGGCACCTTCACCGCGCTGCTCCACCTCACCGCCTGGGGTGTCGCGCGACGGCAGGGCGGGGCCTGGCCGGCCGGCCTGCTCGCACTCCCGGTCGTCGTCGCGGTCCAGTGGAGCCTGCGTGAGCCGCTCGGCCGGCTCGTCGTCGAGACCGTCCCGGGCGACGGCACGCCGTCGCACCTCGTCGCGTGGGTGATCTTCTGGGCCTGGTTCACCGCGCCCGTGCTGCTGACCGGCGTGCTGTGCTTCGTGATCGAGCAGCTGTCCGCCACGCGAACGACGACGGCCCGCCACCCTCGCGGGTGACGGGCCGTCGTCGCGGAGCGTTCGCTCAGGCCTTCTCGTCCTCGGCGGACTCCTCGGCGGGCGCCTCCTCGGCGGCCTCCTCGGTGACCTCTGCCTCGGCCTCGGGGGCCTCGACCTCGGCGGCCTCGGTCTCCTCGACCTCGGTCGCCTCCGCCTCGGTGGCCTCCGCCTCAGGAGCCTCCGCCTCGGGAGCCTCCTCGACCGGAGCCGGAGCAGCTTCGGCGGCCGGGGCGGCCTTCGGCGTAGCCGGCTGGAAGGCCTCGGTCACCAGCTCGATGACCGCCATCGGGGCGTTGTCGCCCGCCCGGTTGCCGATCTTGGTGATCCGGGTGTAGCCACCCGGACGGTCGGCGAAGGTCGGCGCGATGTCCGCGAAGAGGGTGTGCACGACACCCTTGTCGCGGATGACCTTGAGGACCTCGCGGCGCTGGTGCAGCGGGTTCTCCCCGGCGTGGGCCTTCTTCGCCTTGGTGATCAGCTTCTCGGCGTACGGACGCAGCGTGCGCGCCTTGGCCTCGGTGGTCGTGATCCGGCCGTGCTCGAAGAGCGCGGTGGCCAGGTTCGACAGGATGAGGCGCTGGTGCGCGGCGCCACCGCCGAGGCGGGGGCCCTTCTTGGGCTTCGGCATTGCTTCTCTCGATTCTCCCCGGCCGTGTCAGGTACCGGGGTATCAGGCCGGCAGCGTGGCGCTGCCGGCGGTGTTGCTGGGCTCGGTCCGGCCGCGAGCGCAGGGAGCGCCAGCGACCGGAGCGAGTGGTGGGGCCGAGCTCAGCGAGCCGCCGATCAGCAGCGACACGCTCGGCCCATCAGATCAGAATTCCTCCGACTCGATGAACGACTCGTCGTCGTCCTCGTCGTCGGAGTAGTTGGCCAGGGCGGCCGACGGGTCGAAG contains:
- a CDS encoding ABC transporter ATP-binding protein; this encodes MASITFEGAQRWYAGADAPAVPGIDLVVEDGEFLVLVGPSGCGKTTTLRMLAGLEEVDAGRILIGERDVTRLAPKDRDIAMVFQSYALYPHKTVRENLGFALKIAKVEPAERERRVADAAALLGLTELLERKPRQLSGGQRQRVAMGRAIVRSPQVFCMDEPLSNLDAKMRVQTRSDIARLQRELGVTTVYVTHDQVEAMTMGDRVAVMNQGEIQQVDAPLALYDRPANLFVAGFIGSPQMNLMAAKVGGDGGLLLGGYAVPLDPGTRAALTPEVTVGVRPEAWRLVEPGAGIPVRVTLVEELGSDGFAHGTADLGDATATVAVRLPSRGHVAPDDVLHVALPEGAAHVFDTVSGRRL
- a CDS encoding DUF6542 domain-containing protein codes for the protein MSSAAHQRSPTLWEEGRRPGREVVSLALALLLTATVLDLAFSEGLGLFFDLAFVTLCVGAALAVRPRDFFLVGVLPPLAMAFVVLLLAVSDRAAIARADDGVVQAVLAGLSRHGIALALGYAACLGLLALRRSFVERHPR
- a CDS encoding L-threonylcarbamoyladenylate synthase yields the protein MARYLDVHPDNPQPRTLQQIVAALQDDALIAYPTDSGYALGCRIGNREGRDRILKIRGLDEKHHFTLMCRDFSQLGQLVHVDNSAFRAIRSATPGPYTFILTAMPEVPKRLLHPKKRTVGVRIPDSTFVQALLEELGEPLLSSTLILPGETEPRTMGWEIKEDLDHEVDIVVEAGEVTPEPTTVVDWSEGQPEVIRRGAGDPDRF
- a CDS encoding 4-hydroxy-3-methylbut-2-enyl diphosphate reductase, whose protein sequence is MMIDLGTPRLLEDSEREVLLAAPRGYCAGVDRAVVTVEQALDLYGSPVYVRKQIVHNKHVVANLEERGAIFVEELEEVPAGARVVFSAHGVSPAVVDEAAERQLKTIDATCPLVTKVHREAVRFAADGYTILLIGHAGHEEVEGTAGEAPEQTVLVEHPDDVARLEFPPDAKLAWLSQTTLSVDETMETVRRLRAKFPQLEDPPSDDICYATQNRQVAVKEIGASADLVIVVGSANSSNSVRLVEVALEAGAKASYRIDDVSELDESWLDGAATVSVTSGASVPDHLVTEVLAYLAERGYPDARAVQTAEETLAFSLPKELHRDLKAAGRSTKTAVRL
- the rplQ gene encoding 50S ribosomal protein L17 codes for the protein MPKPKKGPRLGGGAAHQRLILSNLATALFEHGRITTTEAKARTLRPYAEKLITKAKKAHAGENPLHQRREVLKVIRDKGVVHTLFADIAPTFADRPGGYTRITKIGNRAGDNAPMAVIELVTEAFQPATPKAAPAAEAAPAPVEEAPEAEAPEAEATEAEATEVEETEAAEVEAPEAEAEVTEEAAEEAPAEESAEDEKA